The Leadbettera azotonutricia ZAS-9 genome has a window encoding:
- a CDS encoding response regulator transcription factor has product MKIFDILRRRTCRKKAGARGAENQGPEEEVEIRRQKLALLTGREKECLLLLLKGHTMKETAKLMGVTLPTINTHTNSIHKKLGVKSRAQLIIQYRDLAEEGTKK; this is encoded by the coding sequence GTGAAGATATTCGACATATTGAGGCGCAGAACCTGCCGGAAAAAGGCAGGGGCTCGGGGAGCTGAAAATCAGGGCCCGGAGGAAGAGGTGGAGATCCGCAGGCAAAAACTGGCCCTTTTGACTGGCCGTGAAAAGGAATGTCTTTTGCTGCTTTTAAAAGGCCATACCATGAAGGAGACTGCGAAACTTATGGGGGTTACCCTGCCCACCATCAATACCCATACCAATTCTATCCATAAAAAGCTTGGGGTTAAATCCCGGGCACAGCTCATCATACAATATCGCGATCTTGCAGAAGAAGGGACGAAAAAATGA
- a CDS encoding helix-turn-helix domain-containing protein, whose product MSVFKKLPKNVVRIKNIRPHVLVYVLMWILYYAWALVFVTAHLPIIGFFNSDLRAFVHWGILFSAALYLCFYKKTWFVKTARIGSIAALIIFLILIYVVPANWLLPLALVLGFILGLVNDSILIPFVYIMNNTEKFYAVLCSNILIILLGLAGKIGLMQIIGERQAALVFLILAFLPVLFFKKADLDAEESTVPPPRPKKITYFSLTINFAFALAVLGFGKFMLDRQDSYIWAFSGGLLGCGIYIIIFAFIRKSLNLAWNICFASFFLGILFAVLDQGFNSGGNTAAFIPAASFLIGLAGTVGMINMFYNIGVIGRKYNNMNHLRITLWFGFAGGGICILISRWFNALAGGAPALLILVLSAVMVFFYFIISPILTRTYFEDDWVDDMESSEIDGDKVLAFNQYKLTKREIEVCRMLLEGYTMRQIGAYLHIAQPTVNTHCTAIYRKTGVTTRWQLGKLFKNL is encoded by the coding sequence TTGAGCGTATTTAAAAAATTGCCTAAAAATGTAGTCCGAATTAAGAACATACGTCCCCATGTTCTGGTCTATGTTCTGATGTGGATACTCTACTATGCCTGGGCCCTGGTTTTTGTTACTGCCCATCTGCCCATTATTGGTTTTTTTAATTCCGATTTAAGAGCCTTTGTTCATTGGGGCATACTTTTTTCTGCGGCTCTTTATTTATGCTTTTATAAAAAAACATGGTTTGTTAAGACCGCGCGTATTGGTTCTATTGCAGCGCTTATTATATTCCTCATTTTAATTTATGTAGTTCCTGCAAATTGGCTTTTACCCCTGGCTCTTGTTTTGGGTTTTATTCTGGGCCTCGTAAATGACAGTATACTTATTCCCTTTGTTTACATTATGAACAATACAGAGAAATTTTATGCAGTTCTGTGCAGCAATATCCTGATTATTTTATTGGGTCTTGCAGGAAAAATTGGCCTTATGCAAATAATTGGAGAAAGGCAAGCCGCCCTTGTATTCCTTATTCTTGCATTTCTGCCTGTATTGTTTTTTAAAAAAGCCGACCTTGACGCGGAAGAATCTACCGTACCCCCGCCCAGGCCCAAAAAGATCACCTATTTCTCCCTGACCATTAATTTTGCCTTTGCCCTGGCAGTATTGGGGTTTGGCAAATTCATGCTGGACAGACAAGACTCCTATATTTGGGCATTTTCAGGCGGCTTATTGGGCTGCGGAATTTATATCATTATTTTTGCCTTTATCCGCAAAAGTCTCAACCTGGCCTGGAATATCTGCTTCGCTTCTTTTTTCCTGGGCATTCTCTTTGCCGTTTTAGACCAGGGATTTAATTCGGGCGGAAATACCGCTGCCTTCATACCTGCTGCATCTTTCCTCATAGGACTTGCGGGAACTGTGGGTATGATCAATATGTTCTACAATATCGGGGTCATAGGACGCAAATACAACAATATGAACCATCTGCGCATTACCCTCTGGTTCGGCTTTGCCGGCGGAGGCATCTGTATACTCATAAGCCGCTGGTTTAACGCTCTCGCAGGCGGGGCTCCGGCGCTTCTCATTCTGGTACTCTCAGCGGTAATGGTCTTTTTCTATTTTATTATTTCCCCCATCCTGACCCGTACGTATTTTGAAGATGATTGGGTGGATGATATGGAATCCAGCGAAATAGACGGCGATAAGGTTTTGGCCTTTAACCAGTATAAGCTGACAAAACGTGAAATTGAAGTCTGTCGTATGCTCCTTGAAGGCTATACTATGCGTCAAATAGGCGCCTATCTCCATATTGCCCAGCCAACGGTTAATACCCATTGCACTGCCATTTACCGCAAGACAGGGGTTACTACCAGGTGGCAGCTGGGGAAGCTTTTTAAAAATCTCTAA
- a CDS encoding helix-turn-helix transcriptional regulator yields MHQVIKKIPFERRPFLFLLIPAASMLAGSLLILLFVGIFSFRSSDAKRLLKGELFYISQNVSKQFGDTSVQTVSLSESLSRSIENSLRGFNLSIGELSNNPQALEALLSNELNCLLLALERTSCTGVFLVLDVTVNPSLPNARYSRAGLYMRNTEPKSLDTVKLYLRGFPHLAHENDLALQSRWDMEFDVRDRDFFSEPLDQYLDNPHLPLSRLYYWTFQGAIPDLDEDIILCSIPVIGAGGQIFGVCGFEISSMNFRLNNSPDLNIYNRIVCVLSKLANNGIQPGEGLFSGNLNPGSGKASITRGTAGLNFYESSQTPLAGVHEELRLYPTNSPFHDETFVLTLAIPRQELDSLILGRNIRIILAFAVLLAVSIALAVYLSRRYARLMEKAAPPQIREAPLKNQMFEEFIKRCKTLTPTEKIIFDYYVQGLSNQKILAVKHMSLNTLKTHNTHIYGKLGVSSRDELLLYIELIKKSEGLEKIKDNIAQTP; encoded by the coding sequence TTGCACCAGGTAATTAAAAAAATCCCCTTTGAACGGCGTCCCTTTCTCTTTTTATTGATACCTGCAGCTTCCATGCTTGCAGGATCCCTGCTTATTCTGCTTTTTGTAGGAATATTTTCTTTCCGTTCAAGCGACGCTAAACGTCTGCTAAAGGGAGAGCTTTTTTATATATCGCAAAATGTATCAAAACAGTTTGGAGATACCAGTGTCCAGACAGTATCCCTTTCAGAATCATTATCAAGAAGCATTGAAAATTCCCTTAGGGGATTTAACCTTTCCATTGGGGAGCTTTCCAATAACCCCCAGGCGCTTGAAGCGCTTTTATCCAATGAATTAAACTGCCTGCTTCTGGCCCTCGAAAGAACTTCCTGTACCGGGGTTTTTTTGGTTCTGGATGTAACCGTAAATCCATCCCTTCCCAACGCGCGGTATTCGAGGGCGGGCCTTTATATGAGAAATACCGAACCGAAAAGCCTCGACACGGTAAAACTCTACCTCCGGGGTTTCCCTCATCTGGCTCATGAAAACGACCTTGCCCTCCAGTCCCGCTGGGATATGGAATTCGATGTCCGGGACAGGGATTTTTTCAGCGAGCCCCTGGATCAATACCTGGACAATCCCCATCTTCCCCTTTCGCGTCTTTATTACTGGACTTTTCAGGGCGCAATCCCCGACCTTGATGAAGATATAATACTCTGTTCAATTCCGGTAATCGGCGCAGGGGGTCAAATCTTTGGAGTCTGCGGTTTTGAAATCAGTTCAATGAATTTCAGGCTTAACAATTCCCCAGATTTAAACATATACAATCGCATTGTCTGCGTACTCTCGAAGCTTGCCAATAACGGCATACAACCCGGAGAGGGCCTCTTTTCAGGCAATCTTAACCCCGGTTCCGGAAAAGCCTCCATCACCAGGGGAACCGCTGGTCTCAATTTTTATGAAAGTTCCCAAACGCCCCTTGCAGGGGTCCACGAAGAACTGCGTCTCTATCCCACCAATTCGCCTTTCCACGATGAAACCTTTGTCCTAACCCTTGCCATCCCCCGCCAGGAACTGGACAGCCTTATTCTGGGGAGGAATATCAGGATCATTCTCGCCTTTGCAGTCCTCCTGGCTGTAAGCATAGCCTTGGCTGTTTATTTAAGCCGCCGATATGCAAGGCTCATGGAGAAGGCCGCTCCCCCGCAAATCCGTGAAGCGCCGCTGAAAAATCAAATGTTTGAAGAATTTATAAAACGCTGCAAGACCCTCACACCAACGGAAAAAATCATTTTCGATTATTATGTCCAGGGGCTTTCCAATCAGAAGATACTTGCAGTTAAGCACATGAGCCTTAATACGTTAAAAACCCACAACACCCATATCTACGGCAAACTCGGCGTCAGCTCCCGCGACGAACTTCTGCTCTACATCGAACTTATCAAAAAGAGCGAAGGGCTGGAGAAAATTAAAGACAATATTGCCCAAACCCCCTAA
- a CDS encoding CvpA family protein, whose product MGNVAFIDLVFLLLLVLLLIRGHIKGFIAELFSWASLVLGILASVYLYKNGAELIRTKILHNVKYLPEIMAFLAIFIVVSLVFKVIEKGIKEIIMGVKLGGVDKLLGAIFGFVEGIALISLLLFIISIQPLFDSSKLLQGSVFADLLLPLIIKPVGPVTVFVFDSLKSWMG is encoded by the coding sequence ATGGGCAATGTTGCATTTATCGATTTGGTTTTTCTGCTCCTTCTGGTGCTTCTCCTTATAAGAGGGCATATTAAAGGGTTTATCGCAGAATTGTTTTCATGGGCGTCCTTGGTATTGGGGATACTGGCCTCGGTTTATCTCTACAAAAACGGGGCGGAATTAATCAGGACAAAAATACTCCATAATGTAAAATACCTGCCCGAGATTATGGCCTTCCTCGCCATTTTCATTGTTGTCTCCCTTGTTTTCAAGGTAATTGAAAAAGGCATCAAGGAAATTATCATGGGCGTCAAGCTCGGAGGGGTGGACAAGCTTTTGGGGGCCATCTTCGGTTTTGTCGAAGGCATTGCCCTGATTTCGCTGCTGCTTTTTATTATATCCATACAGCCCCTTTTTGATTCGTCCAAATTGCTGCAGGGAAGCGTTTTTGCCGATCTCTTATTGCCGCTGATAATAAAGCCTGTCGGACCGGTGACAGTGTTTGTGTTTGATTCCTTAAAATCGTGGATGGGTTAG
- a CDS encoding extracellular solute-binding protein: MKPKVKSLSLSGAFALFIIFLPVLILSCATPDRPSPKNPVTLTVWHTMVEQMKTNMDSMVEEFNCGAGAKEGITVQVSSVANTAFLHEKLISAAAGDPGAPSLPDMAVIYPNVAIILAEQGLLMDFKTHFTGTELSRFVPEFLEEGFLGGDTLYALPIAKSTEVLYVNTVIFDRFAKAARVSLSQLDTIEGILDTAEKYYAWTDILTPDIPHDGKTFFYPDPLFNYFMIGFEQLGSAFIDSENKGLNSEGSPLESKIFRRIWESYYKGAVRGRIAIFNNYGNYLAKTGDIVCTASTSAGAVFYPDSVTYADNTKENAQWAVLPYPVFSGAEKVAMQRGGGMCVIKSTPVKEYAAAFFLKWFTDAERNARFTATTGYMPVQTGAYSARAMGTDTAAYGQGNSVLDKMFAAVSLMENSYRYYIPPVFEGFDSLQRRFIADIQKAASASREEYLGLIKTMNEEDAYNKISQGAFENFILKGNYFAPGN; encoded by the coding sequence ATGAAACCCAAAGTAAAGTCCCTGTCTTTATCAGGCGCTTTTGCCTTATTCATTATTTTTTTGCCTGTGCTGATTTTATCCTGCGCCACTCCCGATCGGCCCAGCCCCAAAAATCCGGTAACACTCACAGTTTGGCATACTATGGTGGAGCAGATGAAAACCAATATGGATTCCATGGTAGAAGAATTTAACTGCGGCGCAGGCGCCAAAGAGGGAATCACCGTACAGGTAAGCTCTGTTGCCAACACGGCCTTTCTTCACGAGAAACTCATAAGCGCGGCAGCCGGCGATCCCGGCGCCCCGTCTCTGCCCGATATGGCGGTTATCTATCCCAATGTGGCAATTATCCTGGCTGAACAGGGTCTTCTTATGGATTTTAAAACCCATTTTACCGGGACCGAGCTTTCACGCTTTGTACCCGAGTTTCTTGAAGAAGGTTTTTTGGGCGGCGATACACTCTACGCGCTGCCTATCGCAAAATCCACCGAAGTTCTTTACGTCAACACGGTCATCTTTGACCGCTTTGCCAAAGCCGCCCGGGTAAGCCTTTCCCAGCTTGATACTATAGAAGGCATATTGGATACCGCTGAAAAATATTATGCCTGGACCGATATACTGACACCGGATATTCCCCATGACGGTAAAACTTTTTTCTATCCCGATCCTTTATTTAATTACTTTATGATAGGTTTTGAACAGCTCGGTTCCGCATTTATCGATAGTGAAAACAAAGGTCTCAACAGCGAAGGTTCCCCTCTTGAGTCAAAAATTTTTAGAAGAATTTGGGAAAGTTATTATAAAGGCGCAGTAAGGGGCCGGATTGCCATCTTTAATAATTATGGAAATTACCTTGCCAAAACCGGGGATATAGTCTGCACAGCTTCCACTTCTGCAGGTGCTGTTTTTTATCCCGATTCAGTTACCTATGCCGACAATACCAAAGAAAATGCTCAATGGGCCGTATTGCCCTATCCTGTTTTTTCGGGCGCTGAAAAGGTTGCAATGCAGAGAGGCGGAGGTATGTGCGTTATCAAATCTACGCCTGTAAAAGAATATGCCGCTGCGTTTTTTCTCAAGTGGTTCACCGATGCTGAACGGAACGCCCGCTTTACCGCCACCACAGGTTATATGCCTGTACAGACCGGGGCTTACAGCGCAAGGGCAATGGGAACTGACACCGCAGCTTATGGTCAGGGAAACAGCGTTCTGGATAAAATGTTTGCCGCTGTAAGTTTAATGGAGAACAGTTACCGCTACTACATACCCCCGGTGTTTGAAGGCTTTGATTCCCTCCAGCGCCGTTTTATAGCAGATATTCAAAAGGCGGCTTCTGCTTCCCGTGAGGAATACCTCGGCCTGATAAAGACCATGAATGAGGAGGACGCCTATAATAAAATATCACAAGGGGCTTTTGAAAATTTTATTTTGAAGGGAAATTATTTTGCACCAGGTAATTAA
- a CDS encoding sigma-54-dependent transcriptional regulator, which translates to MKFKLLVADDEKNIREGLAVSLEMDGYEVVTSSDGSEAWKRFQKGDIDLVITDLRMPGLTGEELLKKIEAETPGIPVIVLTGHGTVETAVEAMRLGAWDFLTKPVNLDHLGQLVKRALANRELVLRHIRLEEELEHKKQFKTMIGTSAAMTKVFDTISRAAPAKASILITGESGVGKELVAGAIHELSPRKGKPLIKVHCAALAASLLESELFGHEKGSFTGAVSRQRGRFELANEGTLFLDEIGEIDQNIQIKLLRVLQERKFERVGGEETIETDVRIVAATNKDLKAEIEKGAFREDLYFRLNVVNIHVPPLRERKDDIPLLITAFLKEFASENGKTIEGIDDKASASLYAYDWPGNIRELRNCIESAVVMTRSTLIKIEDLPPTLRTKNDEGWIRIPLGATMDESERIILRDTLASCQGNKSKAADMLGIGRKTLHRKLAEMGEAGGDEDL; encoded by the coding sequence ATGAAATTCAAACTCCTTGTCGCCGACGACGAAAAGAACATACGCGAGGGCCTTGCAGTGAGCCTCGAAATGGATGGCTACGAAGTTGTCACTTCCTCTGACGGCAGCGAAGCCTGGAAGCGTTTTCAAAAAGGCGACATCGATCTTGTCATTACCGATCTCCGCATGCCCGGCCTTACCGGCGAAGAGCTGCTTAAAAAAATCGAGGCTGAAACTCCCGGCATCCCCGTAATAGTCCTCACCGGCCATGGCACGGTGGAGACCGCTGTGGAGGCCATGCGCCTCGGCGCCTGGGATTTCCTTACCAAGCCGGTCAATCTTGACCACCTGGGCCAGCTTGTAAAGCGCGCCCTGGCGAACCGTGAGCTGGTACTCAGGCACATCAGGCTGGAAGAAGAGCTGGAACACAAAAAACAGTTCAAAACCATGATAGGCACCAGCGCAGCCATGACAAAGGTGTTCGATACCATCAGCCGTGCAGCCCCTGCAAAAGCTTCGATACTTATCACCGGCGAATCAGGCGTAGGGAAAGAATTAGTCGCCGGAGCTATCCACGAGCTTTCGCCCCGCAAGGGGAAACCCCTGATTAAAGTCCACTGCGCAGCCCTTGCGGCGAGCCTCCTTGAAAGTGAACTCTTTGGCCACGAGAAAGGCAGCTTTACCGGTGCAGTCTCCCGCCAGAGGGGCCGTTTTGAACTTGCCAACGAAGGCACTCTCTTTCTGGACGAGATAGGCGAAATCGATCAGAATATACAGATCAAGCTGCTCCGGGTTTTGCAGGAACGAAAATTCGAGCGGGTCGGCGGCGAAGAAACCATAGAGACCGATGTGCGCATTGTGGCTGCCACAAACAAAGACCTCAAAGCTGAAATCGAAAAAGGCGCCTTCCGGGAGGATCTCTACTTCCGGCTTAATGTGGTGAATATCCATGTGCCTCCCCTGCGGGAGCGCAAAGACGATATCCCCCTCCTTATCACTGCCTTTCTAAAGGAATTTGCCTCGGAAAACGGCAAAACCATCGAAGGCATCGACGACAAAGCCAGCGCCAGCCTCTACGCCTATGACTGGCCCGGCAATATCCGGGAACTGCGGAACTGCATTGAAAGCGCTGTGGTCATGACCCGGAGCACTCTCATCAAAATTGAAGATCTCCCCCCGACCCTGCGCACCAAAAATGACGAAGGCTGGATACGCATACCCCTTGGGGCCACCATGGACGAATCCGAAAGGATCATACTCCGCGACACCCTTGCCAGCTGCCAGGGCAACAAAAGCAAAGCCGCAGACATGCTCGGCATAGGCCGCAAAACCCTCCACCGCAAGCTCGCGGAAATGGGGGAAGCCGGCGGGGACGAAGACCTGTGA
- the murG gene encoding undecaprenyldiphospho-muramoylpentapeptide beta-N-acetylglucosaminyltransferase, translated as MISVAFTGGGTGGHIYPGLAVASWLKKIMDCRVFWIGADSGMDRAIVEEAGLEFFGIPTGKLRRYFSLKNISDIFRIVRGYFAARKIFRREKPALLFSKGGFVSVPPCAAAFSLKIPVFAHESDLSPGLATRINTRFTEKLFIPYKETAAFFAPAFRAKLVVSGNPIRPEFSGADPARGRQFLGLQAERMLLVLGGSQGSQEINGLIKASLPSLTRYYTVVHQTGSQDEIFMPSDVYKPYGYIKDELPHVIAAAELVVCRGGAGTIWECAGLGKPMIIIPLRGSGTRGDQVENARIFAEAGAAISMVDDPSPQKLSDLVLELAADEQKRNAMGAAKPGKADAANYIASMIKNKVGQ; from the coding sequence ATGATTTCTGTGGCTTTTACCGGGGGAGGGACAGGGGGGCATATTTACCCAGGGCTGGCTGTGGCCTCGTGGCTCAAAAAGATTATGGACTGCAGGGTTTTCTGGATCGGCGCGGATTCGGGGATGGACAGGGCCATAGTTGAAGAGGCGGGGTTGGAATTTTTCGGCATCCCCACAGGAAAACTCAGGCGTTATTTCTCTCTGAAAAACATTTCAGACATTTTTAGGATAGTTCGGGGCTATTTTGCGGCCAGGAAGATATTCAGACGCGAGAAGCCCGCTTTGCTTTTTTCCAAGGGGGGCTTTGTGAGCGTCCCTCCCTGCGCTGCTGCCTTTTCCCTTAAAATCCCTGTGTTTGCCCATGAGTCCGATCTGAGCCCCGGACTGGCAACCAGAATCAATACCCGCTTTACCGAGAAGCTCTTTATCCCCTATAAAGAAACAGCTGCTTTTTTTGCCCCTGCTTTTAGGGCGAAGCTTGTGGTATCCGGCAATCCCATAAGGCCCGAATTTAGCGGGGCTGATCCCGCCAGGGGCAGGCAGTTCCTTGGCTTGCAGGCTGAACGCATGCTCCTGGTGCTTGGGGGCAGCCAAGGTTCCCAAGAGATCAATGGCCTAATAAAGGCGAGCCTCCCAAGCCTTACCCGCTATTATACGGTGGTTCATCAGACAGGCAGCCAGGATGAGATTTTTATGCCGTCCGATGTTTATAAGCCCTATGGGTATATCAAGGACGAGCTGCCCCATGTGATCGCTGCGGCAGAATTGGTAGTATGCAGGGGCGGGGCAGGGACTATTTGGGAGTGCGCGGGCCTTGGGAAGCCCATGATCATCATCCCCCTGAGGGGATCGGGTACCAGGGGGGATCAAGTGGAGAATGCCAGGATTTTCGCAGAGGCAGGGGCGGCTATCAGCATGGTTGATGATCCTTCTCCTCAAAAGCTCTCTGATCTGGTTTTGGAATTGGCGGCTGACGAACAAAAAAGGAATGCCATGGGCGCAGCAAAGCCGGGCAAGGCGGATGCTGCAAACTATATCGCATCAATGATAAAAAACAAGGTGGGGCAATAA
- a CDS encoding two-component system sensor histidine kinase NtrB, with amino-acid sequence MRQFIKRALQKSSKLTTEQLQELLVSASGEIERLEAVLDSLSEGIMVLDTDHTIVLANMYARRILPSGLGEQTKEPIWEIVSDAKVGAFLQETLLSGDKAEGCEFEAAPKGVQRLFSISVWPLIRERHVTGSLIHVEDITVKRSREARMRQMESLASLTTLAAGVAHEIKNPLGSISIHVQLIQKTMEANKRLYFDAHPEETMESEMGPAMYFRNFDRYLNVVNEEIERLNHIVVDFLFAVRPMTMNMHSGEINKLLSELAEFVSFELKEAGITCTLELDDTIPLIDFDERYMKQVFLNLIKNATAAMPSGGRITIKTVAAEGIVTITVKDTGLGISEENISKIFEPYFTTKDTGSGLGLTLVFKIIREHLGEISVKSKPGEGSSFIITLPIPQKERHLIGAP; translated from the coding sequence ATGCGGCAATTCATAAAAAGGGCATTGCAGAAATCCAGCAAGCTTACCACTGAACAGCTTCAGGAACTGCTTGTTTCCGCCTCCGGGGAAATTGAGCGCCTCGAAGCGGTCCTCGATTCCCTTTCTGAAGGCATCATGGTGCTGGATACGGATCATACCATTGTGCTGGCAAATATGTACGCCCGGCGCATTTTGCCTTCTGGCCTGGGGGAACAAACCAAAGAGCCGATTTGGGAAATTGTGAGCGATGCAAAGGTCGGGGCTTTTCTTCAAGAAACCCTCCTTTCCGGGGATAAGGCCGAAGGCTGCGAATTTGAGGCCGCCCCCAAGGGCGTGCAGCGGCTGTTCAGCATCAGTGTCTGGCCCCTGATCCGGGAAAGGCATGTAACAGGTTCTCTTATCCATGTTGAGGATATCACCGTGAAGCGGAGCCGCGAAGCCCGCATGAGGCAGATGGAAAGCCTTGCAAGCCTTACCACCCTGGCTGCTGGTGTTGCCCACGAAATTAAAAATCCTCTGGGTTCTATTTCCATCCATGTTCAGCTCATACAAAAAACCATGGAGGCCAACAAAAGGCTTTATTTTGACGCCCACCCCGAGGAAACCATGGAAAGCGAAATGGGCCCTGCAATGTACTTCAGGAATTTTGATCGTTACCTCAATGTGGTAAATGAAGAGATCGAAAGGCTTAACCATATCGTCGTGGATTTTCTTTTTGCCGTGCGGCCCATGACCATGAATATGCACAGCGGTGAAATAAACAAGCTTTTGTCGGAGCTTGCTGAATTTGTTTCTTTTGAACTTAAAGAAGCCGGAATCACGTGCACGCTTGAATTGGATGACACTATCCCACTTATTGATTTTGATGAGCGTTATATGAAGCAGGTTTTCCTCAATCTGATAAAGAACGCCACTGCCGCCATGCCCTCTGGCGGCAGGATCACGATTAAAACCGTAGCTGCCGAAGGCATTGTTACTATTACTGTCAAGGATACGGGCCTGGGCATAAGCGAAGAAAATATTTCCAAAATTTTTGAGCCCTATTTTACCACCAAAGATACCGGATCGGGCCTGGGCCTTACCCTGGTGTTCAAAATTATCAGGGAACACCTGGGGGAAATCTCTGTCAAATCCAAACCCGGGGAGGGGAGCAGTTTTATTATCACCCTACCCATACCCCAGAAGGAAAGACATCTAATAGGAGCGCCTTAA
- a CDS encoding DNA polymerase III: MFENILGQSASEALGRDISGNCLAPSMLFEGPIASGKGTAALELGRIISCESQGRRAVWNCSCHACEWHRRLLHPDLLCLGSRPFSAEIAASCAAFLKEPESAGARTFFIRAVRKLLLRFSPVLWEDEPRISKLNPLIASLEEGLDEFDALEVSGEAADYKLKKLLGDLLKDSVKLESEGIAKTIPIDQIRHASWWAHLAPSGKGKLLLIENADRMLDSARNSLLKLLEEPPGNVIIVLTSSRPRTLLPTVLSRIRPYHFEARSEEIEKEVIRKVFRNKDAIAVKQNDAQVSLISAYLDSFLPISGNAIEGLAAFFAASAAMHAAVLRKKRGEELPEAVVLLGKYAAPIAEAAGLGRPLPECAQVLAKLIKGADNFEIRSLFQTFLQSLLTVVSASQKQAASPSPLFIAYNELWRECIARTESAMLTNQSVNLALEMLFTGLSRGMAGLR, translated from the coding sequence GTGTTTGAGAACATACTTGGCCAGAGCGCCAGTGAAGCCTTAGGCAGGGATATTTCCGGGAATTGCCTGGCGCCTTCCATGCTTTTTGAAGGCCCTATAGCTTCGGGCAAGGGGACCGCTGCCCTTGAGCTGGGGAGGATCATTTCCTGCGAAAGCCAGGGCCGCAGGGCTGTCTGGAATTGCAGCTGCCATGCCTGCGAATGGCACCGTCGCCTGCTCCACCCTGATCTCCTCTGCCTGGGTTCCCGGCCTTTTTCCGCAGAGATAGCTGCTTCTTGCGCCGCATTCTTGAAAGAGCCTGAGTCGGCAGGGGCGCGGACCTTTTTTATCAGGGCCGTGCGGAAGCTTTTGCTCCGCTTTTCTCCGGTTCTGTGGGAAGATGAACCCAGGATATCCAAATTGAATCCCCTTATTGCTTCCCTCGAAGAAGGGCTCGATGAATTTGATGCCCTGGAAGTTTCCGGGGAAGCCGCGGATTATAAACTGAAAAAGCTCCTGGGTGATTTGCTCAAAGACAGCGTCAAGCTTGAATCCGAAGGGATCGCTAAAACCATCCCCATTGACCAGATACGCCATGCTTCCTGGTGGGCCCACCTTGCGCCTTCGGGGAAGGGGAAGCTCCTCCTCATTGAGAACGCGGACCGTATGCTCGACTCTGCAAGGAATTCGCTGCTCAAGCTTTTGGAAGAGCCTCCCGGTAATGTGATAATTGTGCTTACGTCTTCCCGGCCGAGGACCCTGCTTCCCACGGTGCTTTCGCGGATCAGGCCCTACCACTTTGAAGCCCGGAGCGAAGAAATTGAAAAAGAAGTGATACGCAAGGTGTTCAGGAATAAAGATGCTATTGCTGTCAAACAGAATGATGCCCAGGTGAGCCTTATAAGCGCCTACCTCGACAGTTTCCTTCCGATAAGCGGCAATGCCATCGAAGGGCTGGCTGCATTTTTCGCGGCCTCAGCTGCCATGCATGCTGCGGTGCTGCGCAAAAAAAGGGGAGAGGAATTGCCGGAAGCTGTGGTGCTTCTGGGGAAATACGCAGCGCCCATAGCCGAGGCTGCCGGCCTTGGAAGGCCCTTGCCGGAATGTGCGCAGGTTTTGGCAAAGCTCATTAAAGGGGCTGATAATTTTGAAATCCGTTCCTTGTTTCAAACTTTTTTGCAATCCCTTTTGACTGTGGTTTCGGCAAGCCAAAAGCAGGCCGCTTCCCCTTCGCCCCTGTTTATCGCATACAATGAATTATGGAGGGAGTGCATTGCCAGGACTGAGTCGGCAATGCTTACAAACCAGAGCGTGAACCTGGCACTGGAAATGCTGTTTACCGGTTTAAGCCGCGGCATGGCCGGTTTGAGGTGA